CACACTTCACATTGCATAAGCCTAATGTGAACGCGCCCTTACTAATAACAGCGGATTTACGAGCCTGTATTCGTGTAtaactaaaaaataattttaacatcgacatacacaaatatatatacttacacaATTGTGCACACTTTTGTACTTTAAAATAAGATTCACATAAATATGCGATAAGTCCAATAAGGCAGCCATTTACAAGGCACACACTGCAAGCGTATCGTTTCACGGGTCGCACTCATCATCAACATAGTCTAACTTTGTTCACACATCGGTCcatgaagtttttttttcttttcgtctGCGTGGCAGCTTCTACGGGAGTATCTAAGGTGTGGGGTGGTTCGTCCAGCATGCCCTCGCAGCTTTTGCACCGACGCGATTTAGTCTCTTCACTGTAGTCCAAGTTGTCGCTACTTTCGGATAAGCGCTCTGGTAGACTATGCAGGGACTTTATTGGGGAGGCGGTTTGTGTGCTTCCGATGGACAGCTGGTCGCAACTAAGTGAGAATACTGGCGAAGCTTTTTCTAAGGATGATTGGCGGCGTCTTCGCGGTCTGTGGTCCAAAAAATAAATTGGTTAATATTTCTTGTAGTTCGGTAACAATCTCCACTCTGTACAGGGTTAGGATCTATTATTTAATTGTTATCAGGTTATCACGGCAGCCGAAAGTTGTCCACGTCCGCTGCTAGACGTAAATCTCTATGAAATAATCATACAGTGGTCGGTCTATTACCGCCCTCATCCAAAGGAGTCTGTACCAGTAGGTACGTCTTTACGTGGGAATCCAACCATCCCTGCTTCTACTACGAGTATTGTAGGTACTACAATCTGTTAAATGAAATCAAGTACCTAATAGGCGGCAGCGTGTAGCTGTCTAGTCAATCGTTCTTGTCACTGCCCCGGCTCTCGCACGAGGCCATGCGCTGGTAGTTGGGCGGGCCGCGGCCGATGGTGGCCGTGCTCGGCGTACTGACGTCGCGAGACCTCAGACCGTCCAACCGGTTCGACAGATTCGATTTGCCGCGGAGGAAGCTgcaaattaaaacgaaaatatttgtttatttaaatctaGGAGAGACAAAGATTGATGATAAGCCACTCTTCTTTCAAACAATAGGTACAACTTTCAAGCCTCATAGTTTGACAACATCTTTAACATCTTAACACTCTTACACTTGGTCGCGATCAGTACGATCGGTACGGAAAACTTAGTGCCTCGTGCTCTCCAGTATTAGAATGAACTTcttgtacagtgagctgcgaaattgcatggagaaattaaTTCATTGATAAATTCACCATGCACTTTTACGGCTGATGGTACAAGCTTTTTCTAGGAGCTAGGAGTTTGTAGGTAGGCGCCATAACCGCTTACCAGGCGGGTTGTACTTATTCTTATTTGCCACCATCATGGTATATACAAATAAACTGGTGAGTTATCCAACCAGTACTGTTACAGTTTTGTAAACACAAATAAAACGAGtacaataatatttacagataATTCTCAAATTAGGAGATGCATAAGTCACAAAAAGTGTGGTCACCTTTCTAGTTTCTCAACGCAGGCATCCTGGTAGTCGTGTATCCACCGCACGGCGTTGAACTTGGACACCGCGCGCATGTCCTCGGGCAGTTCCTCGGGCTCCGGCCAGGCGAAGTTGTCGATAATCGGCACTATGTTGCACTGAGACTGCAACGCTGCCACTATCTCCtggaattttaaattatttaattagttaGATTTAGCCTTATGAGAGATTGCTCgaagggggctattcataaattacgtcatttcaaattaggggggggggggggtctggacgtcggatgacggtagcatgaagtaggaggaaatggggtcatttgaagcatgatttttggatgattatagggggggggggtcaaaaatcgatgacgtaatttatggacagccccaaggACTCCGTCTCAACACTCTCAACTTGGGCAAAAAAGCTTTGTGTGTTCGGCTGGTCCTGGCCCTTGGCATGGCCTCGAATTCTATAGGTCGTACTTATAACTCAACCAATTTTCGTAAAGTTTAGTGAGCAGGTttgataatttatattttagggGATTACatgtttagatttttttttcaaaatggcagaGCGGGGTTGTAAAATCTACAGCTTACAGAGCCACCAGTTTTTAACTAGATCAAACAATTCCTTAGTTAGGTTAGATCCCTCTAAAATATTTATCAATGGACTTTTTTGTTTGATGATGACGATGTCATCTCTTGGGTTTTGGGTTACGCCATTTCTTACCTAtgctatattttattttttaatttctccGTTAATTCGGCTGCTCACGATCGAATAAGCTGGTAgtagttatttaattaaatattaatttaaactgACATTAGGTAATGGGTTGAACTAAAACTAAATTGAATATCAAAGTTGTTTGCTTACCCGATGGACCCAGTCTTTTTGCTCATTATCATGCTTGCACCTGTCCAGTGCATATGGCGTCAGAACCAATAGGAAGTGCTTCGCCTGTCTTATGCTCTGTAGGAGATTATTGTCAAATTTGCCGGCTTCTAGCCTCTCTACATCGATGAATACTGTGAACCCTCTGAGTTGTAGGTGGACTTTCAGAAGACTGGCAAGTTGGGAGCCATTCGATCGGCGATAGCTCACGAATACGTCTAGATTCTTCTCGAGGTTCTCTTCGCCCTTGCTTGGAAGAGTGCTTTCGTAAACTGGAAGCGATAAACAAAATGCTTTAAGCCGAGACATCGTCAAATTTTCAATAGGTTGATGAATTATTGCTGTTTTGTTTACTAAGTTTTTCTGGTAATACATTGGAACACTTGTTACGAGAATGTTTACATCGCTCTTATCGTAAATGTAACTGCGTTATTTTATCCAATAGATTAAGCTTGTGATAATCCTAGCGGCGTCAATGTAATTTTCATGTTTgactattattaaaataattgatctagtattttcatcatatctttgatgcgctaTAACTTTGGACAATATTTACAGCGGAGACTGTGACTGGGTTTTTAAATTTTATGCTCATCGTAAAAATATTGCGTCTCTTGCCTAAGGCAGGAAACAATTAAAATGATTAATGGTCAACTTACCTTTGATAGCATTTAGGATCTGAAGGCGGTGAATGCTGTTGACGATGCGACATTCGTTCTCCAGTTGTTCATCGCTGAGGCCGCGGATGGACTCCTTGTCGACCCCGGCATTCAGCATGGAATACGTGTAGATAGTGTACTCTGGACCAATTCCTCCTAAGAACTCGTTGAGGCTACCCGTGTCTCTTGAACTGTAATCTGCCATTTTCTTCAACTGCTGAAGTTCTCTTGTGAATCTGAAATTCAAAAAACATGCGTTATATAAACACGCTTTAAGTAAATTATGGcaatataaacaaaattttcaaaagttgaaacCTACCTTTTTCGTTTGATTCCATTTTGTAAACCTATATCTTCCTTGAGATTTTCTTCTGTCAGTTGCAGTAATAAATCTCCATCTACTCTACTCTCATAAAAGTTATTCGCATACTCAGAGAATCCTATTTGTTTCACCCATTCTCGTACGTCCTCAATGGACCATAAGGGAACCTGCTGTGAAAGTTTATGAGGCACTTCTTCCCCAATAAGCCGCAAAGCTTGTGCCGCATATTTGGACGCCACCGCGTTTGGACAGCTAGCCACTTTCTTTAAAGATTCTATCGCTCCTATTTCTCTGAATATTTCAGTATTGCCCTGTTGTTTTTTGATACCAGCTTCCATACAGAAATGGAATGCTGCTAGATTTCTCGCTTCCTCCCTCTTCGAGCTGAGTACTGGTACGAGTCGTTGCAGCCAGGTTTTGCTCTGGCCGTGGGCATGTGCAAGGTTCGATCGCGCGAACTCGGACGGATTATGCGTCGTAACGAAAGGTTCCACCAAATCTAATGTACCGGATTTCAGAACAGCAGCTTCGATTTCTTTGTTTGCTACTAAAACTGCGATGGCTAAGCAAGCGTAATACTTGATATTGTCGTCAGTGTGGAAAGCTAGGGGGAATAACCACATGGGAACTTTTCTTTTGATCATTGCCTCTTGGTTTTCGGCGCCTCCGTAGAGAGACAGGTTGGCGAGCGCCGTCGCACAATGCCGCAGGGTTTCTACATCATTCTTTCTGCATTCGAACAGTACAGCATCCAAGCCTCCTAATTTAATCACGTCGCTGCAAGTACCTTCGCTGTGTTTGAATAAGTGTTGTAAAATTCCAGTGCCTATTCTAGAGTGGTCTACCGAGTTCGCGTGTTTCGTACAAACGCACGCTACGTTTACAACTTTTTCAAGGCCGTTTTCAACAACGTGCGCTCTGTTCTCAGTAGTTAGGCACTGTTCAAGAACTTTTGCTGATGAAAATTGTAAATCAGGATTGCTTGATTCTAGGCAGTTAGTCATTAGGATGTCCAAACCGCCGGATGTTCGAAGCGTGTTGCAAAGGGAATATCCCAGTTCATGTCCGTATGTTGGTACTGCCCACGCTCTCCGTACCATCtcgtttaatttgttaaattgtACTGAAGCATTTTTTCTATCAATCTGGTTATTCTTaacagatgtaataaaggcatTCATTCTCGTTGAATATTTCGCTATGGCCTGTTCAACATCCTTCTGATTAGAATTTGCATTTAGCTTGTctaaatcatcaaaatttaagTTAGTTAAATCTTCGTCGCCTGGTTTAATCGTTCCGTTTAGCATCTGACTCATCTGCAatcaaaaaaatgcaaaaaatgtAGAAAAATCGCACGAGTTTAATCAGGTTATGAAATGTCAATAAATATGGTGTAATCGTAATATTTTCCGCCCATAGACTTGACTTTTATGGTAAACTTACCTGTGATGATAGCATTGTTTTCGAGGAGAGGTTCTTGCTGGAGATTGTCATGTTGGAATGCGCGACGCTGGAGTGCTCCTTGTGGCTGAACATGCCGCTTGAGGTGACAGTGTGGAGCGCTTGCGTCGACGCCATAGCCTTTTTCTCGGCACTAAAAGCCTCCGTCTGTAGTTTGGAACTTGTAGCAGACATGTTCTTTGCTTCTTGAGATGTTATATCACCCGCTTTTAGCGACCGCTGCTCCTAAAAGCACAAAATGCCTCGTATCAATAAATTGAACCGCGAACAAAAACGCTAATGACTGTCTATTAGTATTCTAATTTGATGCGGCAACAAACTTGTCGAATTCCGAATAGTCATACTGCGAGCATTAATTCTGGAAAATACGTTTGACCTCAGTACATGATGAACTTGTTATCACTATAGCCActgttataatttaatttttaccgCGATGTCtcacaaaacaaatatttggtTTGATAGTTACACCGGTTGCGATGCGCAATTTAGGTCTGGGACGTCGTCTCGAAGACATGGTTAGGTCGGAATACCACCGCGACGTGTCACAGCTCTAAGAGTACTACATTTATATCAGAAAACAGTCCCACGTAAAACGACTCGGATTATACGTCCTATCGCTTCTATTGGAAATAGGCCAATCGCGCGGAACTGGCGGGCTTTTCGtgaatattttaaggtttgtgTACAGACGTACACAAACcgtaaatacatatttagaaGGTCGACCGACAGCGAGAACTATTAGGAGAAATTGCTCTCACCGAAGGATTTTGAGTTTGCAGAGGGAAGCGCGATAGGACGCCACGATGGACTGGCCACGGGGCCCCCCCGCCCGCGGACATTCCGCTTCTATATATAAGCGAACTATTCGTGTACAGTATCGCGCCTGCGCAGTAACTGACTTCCGCATGCGCTCGCGCGCACGACGGTCAGGCGTCGACTGAGCGCCAACGCAACGAGCGCGCGTCCAGCGATAAGCGCTCGTAGATAAATGCTCTCACCGGTCCTGGCGATCCTCCGCGCAGCATCCTGTTGGCCCATGCGACGATGCGCGCCATACTTCTACCATACTCGATATTTGCGGAATTTCTCCATTTTAATGTTGTGCTTTCGAGACAAGGAGTTGCGCCGTACTGAACATTTCGGCGCGGTTATTGTCGCTCGTACTAGCACCGATATCGATCGGTGGCTGTCTGGCGAGGTCACGTCCTTCGGCGCGCCTTTCAGACTCCTACTAGCAGACGCGGCGAAGACACTTATACGCTACTATATACGTATTTATAAACGAGGTTTTGCGCATGCGTAAATGCTTTTGTTGTGGGGGTCGCTTAGATACCAAGTGGCGACATGCACATGTTTTGGAGCAGTTAAGATGAACTTAACACTGGCTTAATGAAATGTTAATGTAAAAGTAAACTTACTTGAAGGTACGCCGCGTTCTGTTCCGCAGCGAGCCCCTCCGCTTGCAGCAATTTTCGTGACGCTCCAGCGGCACTTCTTTCCGCATACTGCAAGTCTCCATGCTGCAGATGTTGCATTCGTGAACTATTAGCTTTTGAATTTGAGGCACTGTATCCATCCGTCACAACCCGAGTAGAACTAGCCGACGAAACTTGTGCAGCGCTGTATTTGAGTTTGTTCGCCGAGTTTAGACTAGCGTTGATAGATGCGGCATTAGCCAAACTAGGGAGCAAGGGATTCTCGCTGACAGGCGGAGGTGTGTCGGATTCAGGGAATGTCACAAGCGGGCCGTCTTCAGAAAGCTCGCACATGTTTCCCATGTCTGTGATGTCACCCATGTCACTGAGATCCCGGATATCGGGCAAGCTGTTATCGCTAACTATATCTCCCTGATCCACTATGTTCTCCATGGAGCTTCTTAATCTGGAAAACGAAGATAATAGTGTCAAGAAATTGCTCACGGTTTATAAATAagtaacttatttataaattagtGACTAATTACGCACACGAAAATGCACTAGAAACAAAATGTTAGACGGCCTCCCGAGAACAGGAGCGTTGCTATTGTTTGCCGGCGTGTAACTGCAAACACGAGAAGGGAAACATCGGGTGGGAATTGGCAGAGGGCCAAGGTCGCTCAGGTGAGCTAACTCCGAAAGGCATGTGGCAAATGCCATTAAGCCCCAATCTTCATTAGAAACTGTATATCTGTTATCTTAAAGCCGACTAGACAAAAACATTGGCACATGTATCTATATACACGCTGGTCTGACGCAAGTGTAAAGCTGTTTCAAAATTAGTCGTTTTCTTGGACTCACCTGTTGAAGTTCATTGAAGCCGCTGTGTTGCTCAAGTTCTTCATCTCTGAGATGGAGCTCTTCAGCTCTGTGAGATCTGACTTCATGGAACTTGCTTTCATTTCGGAAGCTGTTCTGTGTTGATGTTGGAGTCTCTGGCTTGAGCCCTGCAGTCGTTGACTAGATGCAGCGCTGCTAGAGGTCGTGCTCGAAACCATCTGTAACAAACACAACATTAAATATGATAACAACGTTACATTATTATGCAGACGTAGTGCATCTAACGTAGTTGTATTTACTGATAGCGCACCGCTTGTAAACAAGAATATTAACCTCGAGAATACGGAAAATACCACGTTTTCAAGTCACtagttaaaagaaaataaaaataaatggctGTGGTCTGATAATACAGACGTCCTCCGAATTCGTTATCTAGACTACAACTGTGGGTTCAGTGCCAATGCTAGAGGAGTTTGTACGGAGCCGTCACGCGTCTTGGCGCACCAACGGCCGAGGAAAATAAGAGCCAGGGCTACGACAAAATAGAAATACGAAAATAACGCGGTCGTTTTCAATGTTTTGTTTCAATATTGCTTAACAATCGACAGTTGACGACTAACGATACCTACGCATTTGAGCGTCACGTGGCCTCTTTCTGTTCCTCTTGCATGTCTATATACTGAATACTATTGTGTTAGCTGTCTATCACTGTGATTTCTTCTTACAATTAAATTTCTTGACAACCCGAGCACACCCGTGCTCGACGCGCACAATAGAAACAATGCGTATAAACTAATTTATTACCTGCAAAAAATATGGCCAAGCATATTTTGGCATCGGGAGTCGTAATTGAGAGGTATATGGAATGAATCAGCTTGTGTGGGCGAGATGCAACAAATGGTAGGCATGTCCGAACTTCGAGGGGCCTTGAACCCCGACTAAATCTCGGTGGAATCCAAATGTTTGCTGATACGACTTTTAGATGGCTTATAGTGTGGGCCCATCGTATTACTCACTTAGTAAGAAAACGTGTGATTTTTATCAAGCCATAAATTTCGTTTAAAATTAGGATTTAGCGCCCATTCAATGGAGCATATCACAAGATAAGTCGTAATCATTAACTTATTACTTTACATTTACTAAAAATAAGCACGTATTAAACTCAAAGACGAAGGTCTTTATTGTCTAAGTAGCACAATTTGATGGGTGTAAAAAAGTAGAGAAATAAGGTCGTCATAAACAAAAGAACAAAGGGAGGGTTGTTATTACAGTATATTAAGGTCATCCAGCGCGTAAAAAGGGCAAATACtctaattttataacaaaattatgCAGAGCAgcgtaaaattattaaaatatcttGTGAATATGCTTCTAAATTGCAGTACCCATGCAGTACCGACTATTGTAGTAAGAACTTGGATTAAGAAAATTCAGTAGTATCCACCTACGTCAACAAATGCTTTTTTTCTTTCCGTCTTTTCTTTCAACAATCAACAACAGGTCTCTATGgactaattattatttttagtagtAGGTACAATAATATCAACATTGCGCTAAAATCTGACATTTTCAATATAGCATTCATTGCTTATCTGCGGTAGCAGCTAGAAGGAATTATGGTGGAAAACTAAATACGACTTAAAAATCGTCGCGAAAGGGGAAACTCAAAGAAAAGTTACAAGGATCAATTTAAAAAACGGATAGACGTATGTACATAGTGTCTTTAGAAAGCGAGGGAACTTACAATGAGAAGAAAAACTGAAAGGAACTGGCCCGACTGCGGCAAGagattttcttttaaattattAAGCAGTAACGTCTGCAAACGATGCTATCAAGTATCAAGCTTAGAAATAAATCAATAAGCTTAGACTAGCGAGTTCAAGCCTCGCCCGAGACagtgaatttttccacttttatttCTGTTCCATCTCTCTCTTTCTGTTTCTGTATTTTctgttaatttaaatataaccgAATATTATTTTAGGAGAGGTTATGTATTGTAATATATGTGCCGGAGTGTCAGCACCACGGTATTACCAAACGTGCCCTACGTTACGCCATGTCTGCCACTGGCACGCCGCCAAACGCAGACACCATGTCTTGCTGCGCCCATAAGTCGGTGGCATTAATTACTAGAGGTATCACAGACACGgcttttatgttttatttatgtgtGCTAAACACATGTTGGACTATATCATTACATTCGGTTTGCACGTCacgaattttaattaaatttaatgacaataCCGCCGTAGCCGAACACGTTACGATATGGTTGCCAACGCCTCGTTTAGATCAAAGCTCCGAAGGATCTGTTTTGGTTACAATTTGGCTTGTGTGACTCAGTATCAGTATATCATTCTTAATTTCTGTTAAACGGAATCAGTAGTGTTTGCTTTGAATTTTGCGATATTTCACACGCTCGGAGCAAGCTGTGAACAAACACATCTTAACCTAATTGTCTGTAGATTATTGTAATGACAGATATATATTCCGCAAGGTTATGTAAGTACATTAGCTCATTTGTAAAGGCATACATTAAGACTTCCCACCGCGTCGTCTAAATTACTAGGACCCATATAGCGCTCTGTGATTTACTCTTAAGACAAAGACGAGCTAATTTCGTTCAGCTGCAAATGATATGCATTCCGGTGACCTCGTCTCGATGCTCCCACAATAGGCACATCAGCCGGCGGCACAagcgttattttattttaaattttaccgCAAACACGGCTGGTCGAATTGAAAATAAACCGGCCATTTTATGAACCGACCGAGGCCGGTGTCGAAATAACCATCTGCCTATTTATAGTTATGGGATATGAATAATCAAGAGTTTATCATATTGTTTATAGTACGGAAACATTAAAGggttaattaaattttaactaCTGCTTCTTAGAAACGTTCAAGGATGTTCTATTTTGGAAGAAATTTCGTTTAAATATTTCCTGCTTgttcctttttttttatttctatgccGTGCCCTCACTGCGGAATATTAGATTGAGAAAGTGTTGTTT
The Cydia splendana chromosome 8, ilCydSple1.2, whole genome shotgun sequence genome window above contains:
- the LOC134793112 gene encoding NAD(+) hydrolase sarm1-like isoform X5, with amino-acid sequence MGNVQCCASGRFLEGKKTKKPKKQKKEKSKGVSAKNNVVGGKPSADCKVMAEDSSERAAPAAAPAEALTQAAPPAEDVTDGPPQPNVQEPGTTGTDNDGQRNESMAEARERFFTQVRSEESLLAPEKSSKIARWIPDFSLDGSSSLKHNGSAKELASVMENLKKSSFSRREQALNTQVTSSSTQQMVSSTTSSSAASSQRLQGSSQRLQHQHRTASEMKASSMKSDLTELKSSISEMKNLSNTAASMNFNRLRSSMENIVDQGDIVSDNSLPDIRDLSDMGDITDMGNMCELSEDGPLVTFPESDTPPPVSENPLLPSLANAASINASLNSANKLKYSAAQVSSASSTRVVTDGYSASNSKANSSRMQHLQHGDLQYAERSAAGASRKLLQAEGLAAEQNAAYLQEQRSLKAGDITSQEAKNMSATSSKLQTEAFSAEKKAMASTQALHTVTSSGMFSHKEHSSVAHSNMTISSKNLSSKTMLSSQMSQMLNGTIKPGDEDLTNLNFDDLDKLNANSNQKDVEQAIAKYSTRMNAFITSVKNNQIDRKNASVQFNKLNEMVRRAWAVPTYGHELGYSLCNTLRTSGGLDILMTNCLESSNPDLQFSSAKVLEQCLTTENRAHVVENGLEKVVNVACVCTKHANSVDHSRIGTGILQHLFKHSEGTCSDVIKLGGLDAVLFECRKNDVETLRHCATALANLSLYGGAENQEAMIKRKVPMWLFPLAFHTDDNIKYYACLAIAVLVANKEIEAAVLKSGTLDLVEPFVTTHNPSEFARSNLAHAHGQSKTWLQRLVPVLSSKREEARNLAAFHFCMEAGIKKQQGNTEIFREIGAIESLKKVASCPNAVASKYAAQALRLIGEEVPHKLSQQVPLWSIEDVREWVKQIGFSEYANNFYESRVDGDLLLQLTEENLKEDIGLQNGIKRKRFTRELQQLKKMADYSSRDTGSLNEFLGGIGPEYTIYTYSMLNAGVDKESIRGLSDEQLENECRIVNSIHRLQILNAIKVYESTLPSKGEENLEKNLDVFVSYRRSNGSQLASLLKVHLQLRGFTVFIDVERLEAGKFDNNLLQSIRQAKHFLLVLTPYALDRCKHDNEQKDWVHREIVAALQSQCNIVPIIDNFAWPEPEELPEDMRAVSKFNAVRWIHDYQDACVEKLESFLRGKSNLSNRLDGLRSRDVSTPSTATIGRGPPNYQRMASCESRGSDKND
- the LOC134793112 gene encoding NAD(+) hydrolase sarm1-like isoform X1, translated to MRRKDPTPVHSAGRGRSLISIRSNQPQQRKMIPASRSQLPRSYSSPSTQRDQESAPQPNQRGYVMRSFSTPEPKAIEYRRNSDSFYRPKAHGSRGELDSDLDSFEQFEESFVDMDDDQEQNVYGTYSRSPEKEEPKRVMATLLQGSGLQRISIRPVSSCTTQTLYNAREAMKELQRNQQKARLNFRPLTANLPHSHDHEQLSQEEELLSSPQLELDTAELDQQLRSEQQLMERGAAMAMEESDGDTVRSEESLLAPEKSSKIARWIPDFSLDGSSSLKHNGSAKELASVMENLKKSSFSRREQALNTQVTSSSTQQMVSSTTSSSAASSQRLQGSSQRLQHQHRTASEMKASSMKSDLTELKSSISEMKNLSNTAASMNFNRLRSSMENIVDQGDIVSDNSLPDIRDLSDMGDITDMGNMCELSEDGPLVTFPESDTPPPVSENPLLPSLANAASINASLNSANKLKYSAAQVSSASSTRVVTDGYSASNSKANSSRMQHLQHGDLQYAERSAAGASRKLLQAEGLAAEQNAAYLQEQRSLKAGDITSQEAKNMSATSSKLQTEAFSAEKKAMASTQALHTVTSSGMFSHKEHSSVAHSNMTISSKNLSSKTMLSSQMSQMLNGTIKPGDEDLTNLNFDDLDKLNANSNQKDVEQAIAKYSTRMNAFITSVKNNQIDRKNASVQFNKLNEMVRRAWAVPTYGHELGYSLCNTLRTSGGLDILMTNCLESSNPDLQFSSAKVLEQCLTTENRAHVVENGLEKVVNVACVCTKHANSVDHSRIGTGILQHLFKHSEGTCSDVIKLGGLDAVLFECRKNDVETLRHCATALANLSLYGGAENQEAMIKRKVPMWLFPLAFHTDDNIKYYACLAIAVLVANKEIEAAVLKSGTLDLVEPFVTTHNPSEFARSNLAHAHGQSKTWLQRLVPVLSSKREEARNLAAFHFCMEAGIKKQQGNTEIFREIGAIESLKKVASCPNAVASKYAAQALRLIGEEVPHKLSQQVPLWSIEDVREWVKQIGFSEYANNFYESRVDGDLLLQLTEENLKEDIGLQNGIKRKRFTRELQQLKKMADYSSRDTGSLNEFLGGIGPEYTIYTYSMLNAGVDKESIRGLSDEQLENECRIVNSIHRLQILNAIKVYESTLPSKGEENLEKNLDVFVSYRRSNGSQLASLLKVHLQLRGFTVFIDVERLEAGKFDNNLLQSIRQAKHFLLVLTPYALDRCKHDNEQKDWVHREIVAALQSQCNIVPIIDNFAWPEPEELPEDMRAVSKFNAVRWIHDYQDACVEKLESFLRGKSNLSNRLDGLRSRDVSTPSTATIGRGPPNYQRMASCESRGSDKND
- the LOC134793112 gene encoding NAD(+) hydrolase sarm1-like isoform X2: MGNVQCCASGRFLEGKKTKKPKKQKKEKSKGVSAKNNVVGGKPSADCKVMAEDSSERAAPAAAPAEALTQAAPPAEDVTDGPPQPNVQEPGTTGTDNDGQRNESMAEARERFFTQIPDFSLDGSSSLKHNGSAKELASVMENLKKSSFSRREQALNTQVTSSSTQQMVSSTTSSSAASSQRLQGSSQRLQHQHRTASEMKASSMKSDLTELKSSISEMKNLSNTAASMNFNRLRSSMENIVDQGDIVSDNSLPDIRDLSDMGDITDMGNMCELSEDGPLVTFPESDTPPPVSENPLLPSLANAASINASLNSANKLKYSAAQVSSASSTRVVTDGYSASNSKANSSRMQHLQHGDLQYAERSAAGASRKLLQAEGLAAEQNAAYLQEQRSLKAGDITSQEAKNMSATSSKLQTEAFSAEKKAMASTQALHTVTSSGMFSHKEHSSVAHSNMTISSKNLSSKTMLSSQMSQMLNGTIKPGDEDLTNLNFDDLDKLNANSNQKDVEQAIAKYSTRMNAFITSVKNNQIDRKNASVQFNKLNEMVRRAWAVPTYGHELGYSLCNTLRTSGGLDILMTNCLESSNPDLQFSSAKVLEQCLTTENRAHVVENGLEKVVNVACVCTKHANSVDHSRIGTGILQHLFKHSEGTCSDVIKLGGLDAVLFECRKNDVETLRHCATALANLSLYGGAENQEAMIKRKVPMWLFPLAFHTDDNIKYYACLAIAVLVANKEIEAAVLKSGTLDLVEPFVTTHNPSEFARSNLAHAHGQSKTWLQRLVPVLSSKREEARNLAAFHFCMEAGIKKQQGNTEIFREIGAIESLKKVASCPNAVASKYAAQALRLIGEEVPHKLSQQVPLWSIEDVREWVKQIGFSEYANNFYESRVDGDLLLQLTEENLKEDIGLQNGIKRKRFTRELQQLKKMADYSSRDTGSLNEFLGGIGPEYTIYTYSMLNAGVDKESIRGLSDEQLENECRIVNSIHRLQILNAIKVYESTLPSKGEENLEKNLDVFVSYRRSNGSQLASLLKVHLQLRGFTVFIDVERLEAGKFDNNLLQSIRQAKHFLLVLTPYALDRCKHDNEQKDWVHREIVAALQSQCNIVPIIDNFAWPEPEELPEDMRAVSKFNAVRWIHDYQDACVEKLESFLRGKSNLSNRLDGLRSRDVSTPSTATIGRGPPNYQRMASCESRGSDKND
- the LOC134793112 gene encoding NAD(+) hydrolase sarm1-like isoform X4 codes for the protein MVFVEIDNMASYSTYSTGKPKIFFPKKIPDFSLDGSSSLKHNGSAKELASVMENLKKSSFSRREQALNTQVTSSSTQQMVSSTTSSSAASSQRLQGSSQRLQHQHRTASEMKASSMKSDLTELKSSISEMKNLSNTAASMNFNRLRSSMENIVDQGDIVSDNSLPDIRDLSDMGDITDMGNMCELSEDGPLVTFPESDTPPPVSENPLLPSLANAASINASLNSANKLKYSAAQVSSASSTRVVTDGYSASNSKANSSRMQHLQHGDLQYAERSAAGASRKLLQAEGLAAEQNAAYLQEQRSLKAGDITSQEAKNMSATSSKLQTEAFSAEKKAMASTQALHTVTSSGMFSHKEHSSVAHSNMTISSKNLSSKTMLSSQMSQMLNGTIKPGDEDLTNLNFDDLDKLNANSNQKDVEQAIAKYSTRMNAFITSVKNNQIDRKNASVQFNKLNEMVRRAWAVPTYGHELGYSLCNTLRTSGGLDILMTNCLESSNPDLQFSSAKVLEQCLTTENRAHVVENGLEKVVNVACVCTKHANSVDHSRIGTGILQHLFKHSEGTCSDVIKLGGLDAVLFECRKNDVETLRHCATALANLSLYGGAENQEAMIKRKVPMWLFPLAFHTDDNIKYYACLAIAVLVANKEIEAAVLKSGTLDLVEPFVTTHNPSEFARSNLAHAHGQSKTWLQRLVPVLSSKREEARNLAAFHFCMEAGIKKQQGNTEIFREIGAIESLKKVASCPNAVASKYAAQALRLIGEEVPHKLSQQVPLWSIEDVREWVKQIGFSEYANNFYESRVDGDLLLQLTEENLKEDIGLQNGIKRKRFTRELQQLKKMADYSSRDTGSLNEFLGGIGPEYTIYTYSMLNAGVDKESIRGLSDEQLENECRIVNSIHRLQILNAIKVYESTLPSKGEENLEKNLDVFVSYRRSNGSQLASLLKVHLQLRGFTVFIDVERLEAGKFDNNLLQSIRQAKHFLLVLTPYALDRCKHDNEQKDWVHREIVAALQSQCNIVPIIDNFAWPEPEELPEDMRAVSKFNAVRWIHDYQDACVEKLESFLRGKSNLSNRLDGLRSRDVSTPSTATIGRGPPNYQRMASCESRGSDKND